In Reichenbachiella agarivorans, one genomic interval encodes:
- a CDS encoding SRPBCC domain-containing protein translates to MKSIETNILIKAPIEVLWKAFMLFSAYPDWNTVMTVSGEAELGNRLHVNVSLNGKASSFKPKVSLIEDERKFEWKGSWGHGRLFSGTHYFHFYPEGEGQTRFIHGERFSGIFSRAILKKIGKSTEEGFVAFNRALKEYAEDLVI, encoded by the coding sequence ATGAAATCAATAGAAACGAATATTTTGATAAAGGCGCCTATAGAGGTATTGTGGAAGGCTTTTATGTTATTTTCTGCTTATCCAGATTGGAATACAGTGATGACAGTCTCAGGAGAAGCGGAGCTGGGGAATAGATTGCATGTAAATGTTTCCTTGAACGGTAAAGCCTCAAGTTTCAAACCCAAAGTCAGTTTGATAGAAGATGAACGCAAATTTGAATGGAAGGGAAGTTGGGGACATGGTCGTTTATTTTCAGGGACTCATTATTTTCATTTTTACCCTGAGGGGGAGGGACAAACGCGTTTTATTCATGGAGAGCGATTTTCTGGCATTTTTAGCCGAGCGATTTTGAAGAAGATTGGGAAATCGACAGAAGAAGGCTTCGTTGCTTTCAATCGAGCACTCAAAGAATATGCTGAAGATTTGGTGATATAG
- a CDS encoding ribosome maturation factor RimP: MSEVVKHIASWTAECLSDQEDLFLVDIIQKGSGAMSKVIVLLDGDNGISIDKCVEVSRSISRRLDEELELQEPLTLEVSSPGLDHPLKLDRQYQKNIGKSVKITLLDGSQIEGVLSKADPDHVVLEVLVDKKKKISENRELKLSEINKTIVLVSFK; the protein is encoded by the coding sequence GTGAGCGAAGTAGTCAAACATATAGCGTCTTGGACAGCAGAGTGTCTTTCTGATCAGGAGGATTTGTTTTTGGTAGACATCATCCAAAAAGGGTCTGGTGCCATGAGCAAAGTCATCGTCCTATTGGATGGAGACAACGGTATATCCATTGACAAATGTGTGGAAGTAAGCAGAAGCATCTCCCGTCGTTTGGATGAGGAGTTGGAATTGCAAGAGCCACTCACATTAGAGGTTTCTTCACCAGGTCTTGACCATCCATTGAAATTGGATCGTCAATATCAAAAAAACATTGGGAAATCAGTGAAGATTACTTTACTAGATGGCTCTCAAATAGAAGGGGTTTTATCTAAGGCTGACCCAGACCATGTGGTGCTGGAGGTGCTTGTGGATAAAAAGAAAAAGATCTCTGAAAACAGAGAGCTTAAATTAAGTGAGATAAATAAAACTATTGTTCTAGTTTCATTCAAATAA
- a CDS encoding sterol desaturase family protein, whose product MTTYAQVLLIAIPFFVVLIIIEGSYGWFVNRQTFRSFDTISSLSSGITNLLKTVLGLTLVIVGYTWMYEHMALIHIEATWLVYVISFLLIDFAGYIKHFLSHRVNYFWNEHVIHHSSEEFNLACALRQTISEFFTIGAFLLIPAALIGMSPVVIATIAPIHLFLQFWYHTQHIPKLGWVEYILVTPSQHRVHHAINPEYLDKNMGQIFPWWDRMFGTFQEELKDVPCVYGIKKPAQTWNPVLINFQHIWILIQDAWRTKDWKAKFTIWFKPTGWRPADVAVKYPIEVITNPFDQIKYSTPASRWLHAWSWVQMTIALLLLLFMLYNFEAIGFPGLFAYGAILFLHVYAYTTLMDLNKYAIYLELLKCAAGMYWISESGDWFGLNAFVAEGSLLLMGYFLVSVLVVLGFTLWELKSVQISLNSNLKS is encoded by the coding sequence ATGACTACATACGCCCAAGTATTACTCATTGCTATTCCATTTTTTGTTGTCCTCATCATCATCGAGGGTAGCTATGGATGGTTCGTAAATAGGCAAACCTTTAGAAGTTTTGATACTATTTCTAGCCTCAGTTCGGGGATTACCAATTTGCTCAAAACTGTATTGGGACTGACTTTGGTCATTGTTGGCTACACTTGGATGTATGAGCACATGGCTTTGATTCATATTGAGGCTACTTGGTTGGTATATGTCATTAGTTTTTTGTTGATTGATTTTGCAGGGTATATCAAGCATTTTTTGTCTCATCGTGTCAACTATTTTTGGAATGAACATGTCATCCATCATAGCAGTGAAGAGTTCAACTTGGCTTGTGCATTGCGCCAGACTATTTCAGAGTTTTTTACGATTGGCGCATTCTTATTAATTCCTGCCGCTTTGATAGGTATGTCTCCAGTGGTGATTGCGACAATTGCTCCGATTCATTTGTTCTTACAGTTTTGGTACCATACGCAGCATATTCCTAAATTGGGATGGGTAGAATACATCCTCGTCACACCTTCACAACATCGTGTTCATCATGCGATCAACCCTGAGTATTTGGATAAAAACATGGGGCAGATCTTTCCTTGGTGGGATCGTATGTTTGGGACATTTCAAGAGGAATTGAAGGATGTGCCTTGTGTCTATGGGATTAAAAAACCTGCTCAAACCTGGAATCCCGTTTTGATCAACTTTCAGCACATTTGGATCTTGATCCAAGATGCTTGGCGAACCAAGGATTGGAAGGCAAAATTCACGATTTGGTTCAAGCCTACTGGCTGGAGACCAGCTGATGTGGCGGTCAAGTATCCAATAGAAGTTATTACAAACCCTTTTGATCAGATCAAATACAGTACACCAGCATCTCGATGGCTACATGCCTGGTCTTGGGTTCAAATGACCATTGCGTTGCTCTTGTTGCTTTTTATGCTGTACAATTTTGAGGCTATTGGTTTTCCAGGTCTGTTTGCTTACGGGGCAATCTTGTTTCTGCACGTCTATGCTTACACGACCCTGATGGATTTGAACAAGTATGCGATTTACTTAGAATTGCTCAAATGCGCTGCTGGCATGTATTGGATCTCCGAGTCGGGAGATTGGTTTGGATTGAATGCCTTTGTGGCTGAGGGTAGCCTCTTGCTGATGGGGTATTTTTTGGTATCAGTATTGGTAGTTTTGGGTTTTACACTGTGGGAATTGAAGAGTGTCCAAATCAGTTTGAATTCAAATCTAAAATCATAA
- the nusA gene encoding transcription termination factor NusA, which produces MDSSVLIESFSDFAKSKNVDRPTMIRILEDVFKTMIRKKFEYDDNFDIIINADKGDLEIWRFREIVDDNSEDIWDHDKISLSEAKKIEPDFEIGEEVAEEVKLLDFGRRMVMTARQTLIQKIKDLEKDILFQKYKDLVGEIIVGEVYQVLGREVLLIDGEGNELTIPKSEQINKDRYRKGDSIRAIVDRVEIVNGNPKIILSRISPTFLERLFESEVPEVYDGLITIKKVVREPGERAKVAVESYDDRIDPVGACVGMKGSRIHSIVRELQNENIDVINYTENMDLYISRALSPAKISSIKIEAESKRVSVYLKPDQVSLAIGKGGQNIKLASRLVDMEIDVFRELDGAEDEDVALTEFSDEIEEWVIEELRKIGLDTAKSVLNLSVEELQRRTDLEEETIQFVLNTLKQEFEQ; this is translated from the coding sequence ATGGATAGTTCTGTACTAATAGAATCATTTTCGGATTTTGCGAAAAGCAAAAATGTTGATAGACCAACAATGATCAGAATACTGGAGGATGTATTCAAAACAATGATCCGAAAGAAATTTGAATATGATGATAATTTCGACATTATCATCAACGCAGATAAAGGTGACCTTGAGATCTGGAGATTTAGAGAAATCGTAGACGACAACTCGGAAGATATCTGGGATCACGACAAGATCAGCTTGAGCGAAGCAAAGAAGATAGAACCTGATTTTGAAATTGGAGAAGAAGTAGCTGAAGAAGTAAAGCTGTTGGATTTTGGCCGTAGGATGGTCATGACAGCTCGTCAGACTTTGATCCAAAAAATCAAAGACCTTGAAAAAGACATTCTATTCCAAAAATACAAAGACCTAGTAGGTGAAATCATCGTCGGCGAGGTGTACCAGGTATTGGGTAGAGAAGTACTACTGATCGATGGAGAGGGCAATGAATTGACCATCCCTAAATCAGAGCAAATAAACAAAGACAGATACAGAAAAGGTGATTCTATCAGAGCCATCGTAGATCGCGTAGAAATCGTGAACGGTAACCCTAAGATCATCTTGTCTAGAATATCTCCGACTTTCTTGGAAAGACTGTTTGAAAGTGAAGTACCAGAAGTATATGACGGTCTGATCACCATCAAAAAAGTAGTAAGAGAACCAGGAGAAAGAGCAAAAGTAGCCGTTGAATCTTATGACGATCGTATCGACCCAGTCGGTGCCTGCGTGGGGATGAAAGGTTCTAGAATCCACAGCATAGTGAGGGAATTACAAAACGAGAATATCGATGTAATCAACTACACTGAAAACATGGATTTGTATATCTCTAGAGCACTTAGCCCTGCAAAAATCTCTAGCATTAAGATAGAGGCGGAAAGTAAAAGAGTTTCTGTATATCTGAAACCCGATCAAGTATCTCTTGCTATCGGCAAGGGAGGCCAAAACATCAAGTTGGCTAGTAGATTGGTAGATATGGAGATCGATGTGTTCAGAGAATTGGATGGTGCAGAGGACGAAGATGTGGCCTTGACCGAGTTCTCAGATGAAATCGAAGAGTGGGTAATTGAAGAATTGAGAAAAATCGGTTTGGACACTGCCAAAAGTGTATTGAACCTATCTGTCGAAGAGCTTCAAAGGAGAACCGACCTAGAAGAGGAAACAATTCAGTTCGTTCTCAACACCCTCAAGCAGGAATTTGAGCAATAA